From a single Aspergillus puulaauensis MK2 DNA, chromosome 2, nearly complete sequence genomic region:
- a CDS encoding putative salicylate hydroxylase (COG:I;~EggNog:ENOG410PVXN;~InterPro:IPR036188,IPR002938;~PFAM:PF01494;~TransMembrane:1 (i12-30o);~go_function: GO:0071949 - FAD binding [Evidence IEA]): MRITQAKTPLEVVIVGAGIGGVAAALTLGLRGHHVIILESAPKLMEVGAGIQVSPNMLKLFDRWNVSPLIHANDVALENIHVRRWQDGSLLGTMPVNKAYGQQVVIHRADLHNALIEKALELTNVELRENSHVTNVDFDSTSVTLANGNVVEADIIIAADGIKSTIRDQLLRGDASKPIATGDAAYRIMLPESVMESDPDLKKLIETPDATRWIGPERHLVAYPVRGHDLFNVVLLHPDRHGVEESWTTRGSKQRMVDDYEGWDPVVKKLIDLVPDDEVLEWKLCLHPPLNTWIQGSVALIGDACHPMLPYVAQGAAQAVEDAAALGVLLSEITSKSEVPLALKAYEKSRKERAETVQQSGSSNRITLHLPDGPEQKARDEQFRDSLNGGENPDKWSDRQTQEFLWGWDAEKAALATWEKLHGRAFSATQHRL, translated from the exons ATGCGGATAACGCAGGCCAAAACGCCCTTAGAGGTTGTCATTGTTGG AGCCG GAATCGGTGGTGTGGCTGCGGCCCTGACTCTGGGCTTGCGAGGACATCATGTAATAATTCTTGAATCGGCTCCCAAG CTCATGGAGGTCGGTGCAGGTATTCAAGTTTCTCCGAATATGTTAAAGCTTTTTGACC GATGGAATGTATCGCCACTAATACATGCCAACGATGTGGCACTGGAGAATATCCATGTACGGCGATGGCAAGATGGAAGTCTTCTCGGTACCATGCCGGTGAATAAGGCCTACGGCCAGCAGGTGGTCATTCATCGCGCGGATCTTCATAATGCGCTGATTGAGAAGGCTCTGGAATTAACGAACGTGGAATTACGCGAAAACTCGCACGTAACAAACGTCGACTTTGATTCCACATCAGTGACACTGGCCAACGGAAATGTTGTTGAGGCTGATATTATCATTGCAGCCGATGGGATCAAGTCTACAATTCGTGATCAGCTACTGAGGGGAGACGCCTCTAAACCGATTGCAACAGGAGATGCAGCATACCGGATCATGCTCCCAGAGAGTGTGATGGAGAGTGACCCTGACTTGAAGAAGCTGATAGAAACGCCAGATGCTACACGGTGGATCGGCCCTGAACGCCACTTGGTTGCTTATCCTGTTCGGGGCCATGATCTATTCAACGttgtccttctccatcctgATCGCCACGGAGTTGAAGAGTCCTGGACCACAAGGGGCTCAAAACAGAGGATGGTCGACGACTATGAAGGTTGGGATCCAGTGGTCAAGAAACTGATTGATCTAGTTCCCGATGATGAGGTACTGGAGTGGAAGCTGTGCCTACATCCGCCATTGAATACATGGATCCAGGGATCCGTGGCACTGATTGGCGATGCATGCCATCCGATGCT CCCGTACGTTGCTCAAGGTGCCGCTCAGGCAGTGGAGGACGCAGCTGCACTGGGCGTACTATTATCCGAAATCACATCAAAGAGCGAGGTCCCTCTCGCACTTAAAGCGTACGAAAAGTCTCGCAAGGAGCGCGCGGAAACAGTCCAGCAGTCTGGGTCATCGAACCGGATCACCCTGCATCTCCCAGATGGCCCAGAGCAAAAGGCACGGGATGAACAATTCCGAGATTCGCTAAACGGTGGTGAAAATCCAGATAAGTGGTCAGATAGACAAACACAAGAGTTTCTGTGGGGATGGGATGCGGAGAAGGCAGCATTGGCGACGTGGGAAA AGCTCCACGGACGCGCCTTTTCAGCAACCCAGCATCGTCTGTGA
- a CDS encoding basic helix-loop-helix domain-containing protein (InterPro:IPR011598,IPR036638;~go_function: GO:0046983 - protein dimerization activity [Evidence IEA]): protein MASFPQPDQQTSDNSSRRLTVAPFGWQFLSEQDASRENIVSQSTSPDRNTVASKDASTPGGRKSRRRREVEYTSANQGEYTSSPEPVPNHQILPSQNEVPTPRASSPDNERPSLFWGSDPSFGPTGYNPHPDTPTHEFMEHELTETYFNFVDFSVEEFDAADSHNDSPEAEVGKQKVAANLDVVPSSRRRLQHIVSERNRRTQQSKLYDEICDLVPGVSINRYTKREVLIRTAEWLANMAEGNRNLREQLDTLKGASP, encoded by the exons ATGGCTTCTTTTCCACAACCAGACCAGCAAACGTCAGATAATTCGTCAAGGCGGCTTACCGTGGCCCCGTTTGGGTGGCAATTCCTTAGTGAGCAAGATGCTAGTCGAG AAAATATAGTCTCTCAATCCACATCCCCTGATCGAAATACTGTTGCAAGCAAGGATGCTTCGACGCCGGGAGGACGAAAATCGAGACGTCGGCGCGAGGTTGAATATACATCCGCAAATCAAGGAGAATATACAAGCTCACCCGAGCCAGTACCGAATCATCAAATCCTACCTAGTCAGAACGAGGTCCCTACACCGAGAGCAAGTTCTCCTGATAATGAGAGACCATCGCTGTTCTGGGGCTCCGATCCTTCTTTTGGTCCAACAGGATACAACCCCCATCCTGATACACCCACACACGAGTTCATGGAGCACGAACTCACCGAGACGTATTTCAACTTTGTCGACTTCAGCGTGGAGGAGTTTGACGCGGCAGACTCACACAATGATTCACCTGAGGCGGAAGTGGGCAAACAAAAGGTCGCGGCAAATTTGGACGTGGTCCCTTCCTCCAGGCGGAGGTTACAGCATATCGTGTCTGAGCGCAACCGTCGCACGCAGCAAAGTAAGCTGTATGATGAAATATGCGATCTTGTTCCAGGCGTGTCTATTAACCGATACACGAAGAGGGAGGTGCTGATACGGACGGCGGAGTGGCTGGCAAATATGGCGGAAGGGAACCGAAACTTAAGGGAGCAATTAGACACGCTGAAAGGTGCATCTCCGTGA
- a CDS encoding uncharacterized protein (COG:S;~EggNog:ENOG410PN3X;~TransMembrane:1 (o262-283i)) has product MPPFGETVAVIDKSGKVVSTSKHLFGVWNQAKNAYRERKAQVQSERNAKVAERIAERQALKALQNYTIDDSPSVASSRRSRSRHHSSRKHHNHHDRPRGGSIYEQDLHSSAPRAESHYGPPGEVVRRHTHHDITLREPGARPPTARSKSDAHVDMDLAYGEFHPSAIAGNSPRNDQQLQKIDDPELNGLVNRAQWLLEEANCVHHSATNTISHLQKNPDAMAAVALTLAEISNLAGKMAPSALAMLKTAAPTVWALLASPQFLIAAGVGLTATIVMFGGYKIVKQMQSSDQKRLEADERSRQMDEMIEFDTDCLSSVEMWRRGVADAEAHSVATSVDGEFITPKAAAMSGIDVTTARLTHDPRFKFDDNESRASSRRSHRSRAPRSTRAPTRVDTRAESIFSKRSKAPPSKAPSRAPTKAPSKAPSRAPSRAPSTADSRYLDKDRPPKDKPKRSSRLRLMFRA; this is encoded by the exons ATGCCTCCGTTCGGGGAGACGGTTGCTGTCATTGACAAGTCTGGAAAGGTGGTCAGCACG AGCAAGCACCTCTTTGGTGTCTGGAATCAAGCCAAGAATGCCTATCGCGAGCGCAAGGCGCAAGTCCAATCTGAACGGAATGCGAAAGTTGCGGAGAGAATCGCCGAACGCCAAGCATTGAAGGCGTTGCAGAACTACACTATTGATGACTCCCCTTCAGTGGCTTCCTCGCGGAGGAGCCGCTCGCGACATCATTCAAGCCGGaaacaccacaaccaccatgACCGTCCCCGCGGCGGATCAATCTACGAGCAAGATTTGCATTCCTCTGCACCTCGCGCAGAATCTCACTATGGACCTCCGGGGGAAGTGGTCCGACGTCACACCCATCACGATATTACCCTGAGAGAACCTGGAGCCCGCCCCCCTACCGCGCGCTCTAAATCCGATGCTCACGTCGACATGGACCTAGCCTACGGCGAGTTCCACCCGTCTGCTATTGCCGGAAATTCTCCTCGGAACGATCAACAACTACAGAAAATTGACGATCCCGAACTAAATGGTCTTGTTAACCGGGCCCAGTGGTTGTTGGAGGAAGCCAACTGTGTACATCACAGCGCGACAAACACTATTAGCCATCTACAAAAGAACCCAGATGCTATGGCAGCTGTGGCACTCACACTTGCGGAAATCAGCAACCTCGCAGGAAAGATGGCACCATCGGCACTCGCAATGTTGAAAACCGCGGCACCGACAGTCTGGGCCCTGCTCGCCAGCCCGCAGTTCTTAATTGCCGCCGGTGTCGGTCTCACAGCCACGATCGTTATGTTTGGCGGTTATAAGATCGTTAAGCAGATGCAATCTTCCGACCAGAAGCGATTAGAAGCGGATGAACGTTCAAGACAAATGGACGAAATGATTGAATTCGATACCGACTGCCTCAGTTCCGTGGAGATGTGGCGACGAGGCGTGGCAGACGCAGAGGCCCATAGCGTCGCAACCTCCGTGGACGGCGAGTTCATTACACCCAAGGCCGCAGCGATGTCCGGAATCGACGTAACCACCGCGCGACTTACGCACGACCCCCGCTTCAAATTCGATGACAATGAGTCTAGAGCTTCTTCCCGTCGATCGCACCGTTCGCGGGCTCCACGATCTACTCGCGCTCCCACCAGAGTGGACACAAGGGCGGAATCTATTTTCTCAAAACGAAGCAAGGCACCCCCGTCTAAGGCCCCGTCCAGAGCGCCAACAAAGGCTCCATCAAAAGCACCCTCAAGGGCTCCATCAAGAGCCCCTTCCACAGCCGATTCGCGGTATTTGGATAAAGATAGACCTCCTAAGGATAAACCGAAGCGCTCCAGTCGCTTACGCTTAATGTTCCGTGCTTAA
- a CDS encoding glutamine amidotransferase subunit DUG2 (COG:E;~EggNog:ENOG410PIN5;~InterPro:IPR001261,IPR036322,IPR017149,IPR002933, IPR015943,IPR001680,IPR017986;~MEROPS:MER0026494;~PFAM:PF01546;~go_function: GO:0005515 - protein binding [Evidence IEA];~go_function: GO:0016787 - hydrolase activity [Evidence IEA];~go_process: GO:0006751 - glutathione catabolic process [Evidence IEA]), giving the protein MDITGLNESDSPSDIDEQTKVWESDPRTVRAHLAKTDGSNDPSSTIECGIGHRVQASRSVLALVVDEDCVFAGLQGGDIVAWSLENYDLVLSVRAHQESVLDLYLSEGGDLLFSSGGDSVVNVWSTRTFERLYSIHSHHDVGDLFAVAYSPSLKTVYCGAQNTSIQWCNLTQTGAASTQQSAAHISRRTHRFFDSKGPDGTRAPRADGQSVADGGQLLTFKRDHHNLFAHHGYVYTMTLVRGLLESSPNDEVLLTGAGDGVVKLWRLEQGKADTAPTLMAKLQNTDPVLSVAVDGSFLYCGLSGGALNIWNLDSHQLVKRIAAHTGDLWAVDIIHGMAICGDSNGVVKKFNSRFEEAGSWAAHEGTMLASAAGKFKERNIYATGGNDNTVGIWDLTDVSRAVSEKPPIDNDEMVSCLSKLVAFKTISSSPKFAGECNQGAAFLRRHCIYLGAKTKLLTTGEDTNPIVLARFSATSPEKADKTILFYGHYDVVGADANFQKWKTDPYQLTSMDGFLYGRGVSDNKGPILAALYAAADLARQKALRCNVVFLIEGEEESGSQGFHETVRKHKQQIGSVDWILIANSYWLDDYNPCLTYGQRGVVHANLVVTSDHPDLHSGIDGSSLLDEPLKDLTILLGTLLGPKGKINLPGFQDPVLPLTDVERERYGAIADILLKRHPQIKDADALIDSLMHRWREPSLTIHSVEVPGNSKSATTTISRKAKASLSIRIVPNQVADDIAAALTFYAQEQFDRLESQNELTVEITGTSDPWLGDPDSEIFSTLSDAITTAWTPDQQNLKHQYYPLPRRTAEEASATSPRDTGKETLTSVLRRQDSEDSLASHIDRIIMSTTTSKTTTRNRTTPSTTVPTSSTLTGQSGKHTTVSDSAASSPPPEIRIPSAPSPTETGTATPDIIPGAGSGSNGREKVGVRPIYIREGGSIPTIRFLEKEFSAPAANLPCGQASDNAHLYNERLRVENLYKSREIFSYVFARLPEKA; this is encoded by the exons ATGGATATTACAGGGCTCAACGAGTCCGATAGTCCGTCGGATATCGATGAGCAGACCAAAGTGTGGGAGTCAGATCCTCGGACCGTGAGAGCACATCTTGCCAAAACTGATGGGTCCAACGACCCCTCTTCAACAATCGAGTGCGGCATCGGCCACCGGGTGCAAGCCAGTCGGTCTGTTCTCGCATTGGTGGTAGACGAGGACTGCGTGTTTGCGGGCCTTCAAGGCGGAGACATAGTA GCGTGGTCTCTTGAGAATTACGATCTGGTCCTCTCTGTTCGTGCGCACCAGGAAAGCGTGCTGGATTTGTATCTTTCGGAAGGTGGAgatctcctcttctccagtGGCGGTGATTCTGTCGTCAAT GTTTGGTCTACGCGGACATTTGAACGGCTCTACTCCATTCATTCCCATCATGATGTTGGTGATCTCTTCGCTGTGGCGTACTCGCCCAGCTTAAAAACCGTCTACTGCGGTGCCCAAAACACTAGCATCCAG TGGTGTAACCTCACTCAGACGGGTGCAGCATCTACTCAGCAATCTGCAGCTCATATATCGCGGCGGACACATCGTTTCTTTGATTCAAAAGGCCCGGATGGCACCCGCGCTCCGCGTGCCGACGGTCAATCTGTCGCTGATGGTGGCCAGTTGCTTACCTTTAAGCGTGATCATCACAATCTGTTCGCACACCATGGATACGTTTACACGATGACACTCGTTCGAGGACTGCTCGAGTCTTCGCCTAACGATGAAGTCCTCCTGACTGGAGCCGGCGACGGGGTTGTGAAGCTCTGGCGCCTGGAGCAAGGAAAGGCTGATACCGCCCCTACGCTAATGGCAAAACTGCAAAACACAGACCCCGTTCTTTCTGTGGCGGTCGATGGGTCATTTCTCTACTGCGGTCTGTCTGGTGGCGCCTTGAATATTTGGAATTTGGATTCACATCAACTTGTGAAACGAATTGCTGCGCATACCGGCGATCTGTGGGCGGTAGATATTATCCACGGCATGGCTATATGTGGTGATTCAAATGGAGTTGTAAAG AAATTCAACTCGCGGTTTGAGGAGGCAGGTAGCTGGGCAGCCCATGAGGGCACTATGCTAGCTTCTGCCGCTGGTAAATTCAAGGAGCGGAACATTTACGCTACGGGAGGTAATGACAATACCGTTGGGATATGGGATCTGACCGACGTTTCCCGTGCCGTGAGCGAGAAGCCACCTATCGATAATG ATGAGATGGTGAGCTGCCTATCAAAACTGGTAGCCTTTAAGACAATCTCGTCTAGTCCAAAGTTTGCTGGTGAATGCAACCAGGGTGCAGCTTTCTTGCGCCGGCATTGTATCTATCTAGGAGCCAAGACTAAGCTTCTGACCACCGGTGAGGATACAAATCCTATTGTCCTCGCCCGCTTCAGTGCGACATCACCTGAGAAGGCCGATAAAACTATCCTTTTCTATGGACATTACGACGTAGTGGGCGCGGATGCCAACTTCCAAAAATGGAAAACCGATCCATACCAGCTAACTTCCATGGACGGGTTCTTGTACGGCCGTGGTGTTTCAGACAACAAGGGTCCTATCCTGGCCGCTTTAtacgcagcagcagatcTCGCGCGGCAGAAGGCCCTTCGATGCAACGTTGTGTTTCTCattgagggagaggaagagtcTGGGTCCCAGGGCTTCCACGAGACCGTTCGCAAGCACAAGCAACAGATCGGATCTGTGGATTGGATCTTGATAGCGAACAGTTATTGGTTGGATGACTACAACCCTTGTCTCACTTACGGGCAGCGTGGAGTTGTCCACGCCAACCTGGTTGTTACTAGCGACCATCCGGACTTACACAGTGGTATCGACGGTAGTTCGCTACTAGATGAACCGCTGAAAGACCTGACTATTCTCCTTGGGACCCTCTTAGGACCCAAGGGCAAAATCAATCTCCCCGGATTCCAAGACCCCGTCCTACCACTGACCGACGTAGAAAGGGAGCGATACGGCGCCATCGCGGATATTCTCCTCAAACGCCACCCACAAATCAAAGATGCAGATGCTCTAATCGACTCTCTCATGCACCGGTGGCGCGAACCATCTCTCACAATCCACTCCGTCGAGGTCCCCGGAAACAGCAAGAGCGCAACCACGACAATCTCGCGCAAAGCAAAGGCCAGTCTTTCAATCCGAATCGTACCAAACCAAGTCGCCGACGACATTGCAGCAGCATTGACCTTCTACGCACAAGAACAATTCGACCGCTTGGAATCCCAAAACGAACTTACCGTTGAAATCACGGGCACATCAGATCCCTGGCTCGGAGATCCAGATAGTGAGATCTTCTCGACTCTATCCGACGCCATCACAACAGCTTGGACCCCGGACCAGCAAAACCTCAAACATCAGTACTACCCGCTTCCCCGACGTACTGCTGAGGAGGCTAGCGCAACCAGTCCCAGAGACACTGGCAAAGAGACCCTAACTAGcgtcctccgccgccaggaCTCAGAAGACAGTCTAGCCTCCCACATCGACCGAATCATCATGTCCACGACGacatccaaaacaacaactcGCAACCGCACGACGCCGAGCACAACGGTACCAACCTCATCCACTTTAACTGGACAATCAGGAAAACACACCACAGTATCCGATtcagcagcctcctctccACCGCCAGAAATTAGAATACCTTCCGCCCCGTCACCTacagaaacaggaacagccaCTCCGGATATAATCCCTGGAGCCGGATCTGGGTCCAATGGACGTGAAAAGGTCGGTGTCCGACCCATTTACATCCGCGAGGGCGGCTCGATCCCAACAATCCGGTTCCTGGAGAAGGAATTCTCAGCCCCCGCGGCGAATCTGCCCTGTGGACAGGCGAGCGACAACGCGCATTTGTATAATGAGCGGCTGCGCGTTGAGAATTTGTATAAAAGTCGGGAAATTTTCAGTTATGTGTTTGCGAGGTTGCCGGAGAAGGCGTGA
- a CDS encoding TAPT1 family protein (BUSCO:EOG09263H0Y;~COG:S;~EggNog:ENOG410PGSI;~InterPro:IPR008010;~PFAM:PF05346;~TransMembrane:7 (o368-387i394-413o484-500i558-582o588-607i778-801o871-900i)), with protein MPDVDGLLHSPDKWPRDSDRPTSRVEPGTSPQTDPPHPKYERRNSNTETRNMQNGSRARAGSSRGRRGSGEDLKSGHFPGSPDKTFGFMFEHSQEGAAAGSDSEPHTMHRTSFVDVLENAEATAELHRWVRDRSPSKDKDRDRVLKLSPDKIQELMSSPQSIPYRAARLDQDQEQSRRVVSDGPASLLPSIESDIPAFPPSEPKSAAAVEDNSATHPVRDGSNKLEGLHGLGLTSPSTRNRPHISRAVSTPQSTRKQTLPGNNTERIAQTWTSRARQERPSVGREAEPKSLKSPPPPPEPTLPSPLPQNIPLPPVSIPTYLQLELASGSPSPLYIHRTAMSDFPYESARVKLERLMNFLVLPPALEQVLWFGILACLDAWLHSFTILPLRFIKAVYILLGSWALNLAAEAQFLGDFVRKGVGRVWRRRNRKPSVSSMTETPPVDRNNKPSKPAEPRRRYRADTHRHRRQRSMPSALLPDDKADILKGLLMVTTCTILMYFDASRMYHWIRGQAAIKLYVIYNVLEVSDRLFAAIGQDVLECLFSREALERRPDGRSKIFRPLGLFFLALAYTVVHSTALFYQVMTLNVAVNSYSNALITLLLSNQFVEIKSSVFKKFEKENLFQLTCADVVERFQLWLMLTIIASRNMVETGAFQFGGSLLSTSAGGADPVTNSTPLSTPPRSSTSILPQAFTLVPSSVMASISHVNSFLPALAQVLGPFLVVLGSEMFVDWLKHAYINKFNNTRPNIYGRFLDILAKDYYTNAFGDQNLTRRLGLPIIPLSCLFFRVSVQTYHMFLAALLPQSPPLSPSSSIAVETTSLATIHSQYVPAGPVPSPPPITLGNILPATAAHASAWFRRALANAMPSPAHSVYIFTVVLVLTGFVLLLILKLLLGMLLLTYSRSRYKSMKQREAEHSAPVSSSTTPSIPEGNGAPRARGYDVDGARRFGGWGTVELNEDHRRWIYVDDPDSLRKLKEKESQKGKSSRGDELHLDHVQRYEMAAKRIW; from the coding sequence ATGCCCGATGTAGATGGACTCCTCCATAGTCCCGATAAATGGCCACGCGACTCCGATCGACCCACGTCCAGGGTAGAACCTGGTACCTCTCCGCAAACAGACCCGCCTCACCCCAAGTACGAGCGCAGAAACTCGAATACCGAGACGAGAAATATGCAGAATGGAAGTCGAGCCCGGGCTGGGAGTAGTCGTGGTCGACGCGGGTCTGGCGAGGATTTGAAAAGTGGCCACTTTCCAGGGTCGCCTGATAAGACGTTCGGGTTTATGTTTGAGCACTCTCAAGAGGGGGCGGCTGCTGGGTCAGACTCAGAGCCTCACACGATGCATCGTACTTCTTTTGTGGATGTTCTTGAGAATGCTGAGGCTACTGCTGAGCTCCATCGATGGGTTCGTGACCGGTCTCCTTCCAAAGACAAAGACCGCGACCGCGTCCTCAAGCTCTCACCAGACAAGATACAGGAACTTATGTCGTCTCCTCAATCGATTCCTTACCGCGCAGCTCGTTTGGACCAGGATCAAGAGCAGAGCCGAAGAGTGGTATCCGATGGCCCCGCCTCATTGCTCCCATCGATTGAGTCGGATATTCCCGCCTTCCCCCCGAGTGAACCAAAATCCGCCGCGGCTGTGGAAGACAACTCTGCAACACATCCCGTTAGGGACGGTTCGAATAAGCTTGAGGGACTACATGGCTTAGGCCTAACATCACCTTCTACTCGGAACCGTCCGCATATAAGCCGCGCTGTATCAACCCCCCAGTCTACACGCAAACAGACTTTACCAGGAAACAATACCGAACGAATCGCACAGACGTGGACATCTCGGGCTAGACAGGAACGCCCTTCAGTTGGCCGTGAAGCTGAGCCAAAGAGCCTCAAAAGCCCCCCTCCGCCACCCGAGCCAACTTTGCCATCTCCCCTACCTCAGAACATTCCTCTacctccagtctccatccCCACCTATTTACAGCTGGAGCTTGCCTCCGGAAGTCCATCTCCACTGTACATCCATCGAACTGCTATGAGTGACTTCCCATACGAATCGGCGCGAGTCAAGTTGGAGCGACTGATGAACTTTCTGGTGCTTCCCCCCGCATTAGAGCAGGTGCTATGGTTTGGCATCCTGGCATGTCTGGATGCCTGGCTGCATTCATTCACGATTCTACCTCTTCGTTTTATCAAGGCGGTTTATATTCTGCTGGGGTCATGGGCCCTGAATTTGGCCGCCGAGGCTCAATTCTTGGGCGATTTTGTCAGAAAGGGGGTTGGACGAGTTTGGCGGCGACGAAACCGGAAGCCATCCGTATCATCAATGACAGAGACACCTCCAGTCGATCGTAACAATAAGCCCTCAAAACCAGCAGAACCGCGCCGGCGCTACCGTGCAGATACTCACCGGCACCGAAGGCAGAGGTCAATGCCGTCGGCCCTGCTCCCCGATGACAAAGCTGACATCCTCAAGGGGCTGTTGATGGTTACTACCTGTACAATCCTCATGTATTTTGATGCTAGCCGTATGTATCATTGGATTCGCGGTCAAGCAGCCATCAAGTTATATGTCATCTACAATGTTTTGGAAGTCAGCGACCGTCTTTTTGCTGCCATTGGCCAAGATGTTCTTGAGTGCCTATTCTCTCGCGAGGCGCTCGAACGTCGGCCAGATGGTCGAAGTAAGATATTTCGGCCGCTCGGACTCTTTTTTTTGGCACTGGCTTATACAGTCGTCCATTCCACCGCTCTTTTCTACCAAGTCATGACACTGAATGTGGCTGTCAACTCTTACTCCAATGCTTTGATCACTCTGCTACTCTCAAACCAGTTTGTAGAGATCAAGTCATCGGTGTTCAAGAAatttgagaaggagaatcTGTTCCAGCTCACTTGTGCAGACGTGGTTGAGCGGTTTCAGCTTTGGCTCATGCTTACCATCATAGCCTCGCGGAATATGGTTGAAACTGGTGCATTCCAGTTCGGGGGCAGCCTGCTCAGCACAAGTGCAGGTGGCGCGGACCCTGTAACAAATAGCACACCTCTGTCAACACCTCCAAGGTCGTCGACCTCGATCCTTCCCCAAGCCTTTACGCTTGTTCCATCATCTGTAATGGCCTCCATAAGTCACGTTAATTCGTTTCTGCCGGCGCTGGCTCAGGTTCTTGGTCCTTTCCTGGTCGTTCTCGGCTCGGAAATGTTTGTCGACTGGCTCAAGCATGCATACATCAACAAATTTAACAACACACGTCCAAATATTTACGGCCGATTTTTGGATATTCTCGCCAAGGACTATTATACCAACGCCTTTGGTGACCAAAATTTGACGCGCCGCCTCGGGCTACCGATAATCCCTCTTTCGTGCCTGTTCTTCCGTGTCTCGGTACAAACGTACCATATGTTCTTGGCTGCACTGCTTCCGCAATCGCCACCGTTGTCaccttcatcctccattgCAGTAGAGACCACGTCTTTAGCAACAATTCACAGTCAGTACGTACCGGCAGGCCCGGTACCCTCACCGCCACCAATTACCTTAGGAAATATTTTgcccgcaacagcagcccaTGCATCGGCATGGTTTCGCCGAGCGCTTGCGAACGCAATGCCATCACCCGCCCATTCCGTCTATATCTTCACCGTTGTATTGGTTTTGACCGGCTTTGTCCTTCTGCTGATACTGAAACTTCTCCTGGGCATGCTTCTTCTTACATACTCACGATCCCGCTACAAGTCGATGAAACAGCGGGAGGCGGAACACTCCGCGCCGGTATCTTCCTCTACCACACCTAGCATACCAGAAGGAAATGGTGCACCACGTGCGCGCGGCTACGACGTAGATGGCGCCCGACGGTTTGGCGGCTGGGGAACCGTAGAACTTAACGAAGATCACCGGCGATGGATCTACGTTGACGATCCAGACAGCCTACGcaagttgaaggagaaggaaagccAGAAGGGGAAGAGCTCACGTGGAGATGAGTTGCATCTGGACCATGTCCAGCGATACGAGATGGCCGCAAAGCGGATATGGTAA